In the genome of Aedes aegypti strain LVP_AGWG chromosome 2, AaegL5.0 Primary Assembly, whole genome shotgun sequence, the window GTAGTAAACTGCAGgtgttttattaattttatgacTTAGACATAGCGTTAATTTCAAAGTTGGAACCAAGCAAGTGTGATCTTTGGTGCTGCACTAGAATTGAGAGACTATTTAAATTATACACAATCAATAACTTTTAGTGCactcaataaaaaaatgttacatCTGATACTTTCATAATCTTTGAATGACTAGCCCATCGATCGTTTGGATAATATTTGCAACAACCAAAGTAGAAACCATCAGTGCCACACACGCAGTGGGCACTTTTTACGAtagttattaaatgaaatttatTCGAGCTTGTCTATTTTCTTATTTGCTTGCTTGTGGAATATAGATTTGAGACCCCATATCAAGATTTTGTACCCAAGTACGATCACTAACAAATATAATGCAAACACATCTACGAGGTTTGACTTGAGGGTTCCCAGTTCCAATGTAGGCGATTTCATATGATTCAAGTCAGGGTTACGAATGACATACTCAATCCACCATATGGCTCGATCCAACGGTTTCTCGGGTTggtcctgaaggaatttcgatCGGCGCTTCATGTTTTCCTTATACTTGGGGGTTTCTAGCACTTTCAATACAGTGTTTCGAATTTTTCCAACGGTTAGCGTTTGGAAATCAAGCGCTTCTGCTACTCCAGCACTCACTGAACGGTGACAGTTCTGCAAATGAAAAAAGtgtttattctgattgaattaGAAACTCGATCGGTTATCTACATACCCTAATTTGATCCATAAAAAAGGGCATCCCGATTAACGGGACTCCAAACCACGAAGCTTCCTGGGTACTCAATCCTCCCGAATGAGTGATGAACGCCTCAACGTTGGGGTGAGCGAGAATACTGTTTTGTGGCATCCACTTCTTAATAATAACATTTGGTGGAAGATCCAGCTTCAGATCTGATTCAAATTTCCACAAGAAGTGATAATGTGGCATCTGTCGAAAAGCTTCGATGAACATTCGTTGACGGTGTTCGCCTATTTTATCACTGCGAACGTTGGTTCCCAAGGAAAACAGGACAGCTCCTTTTTTGCTACTTCGGATAAATTTCTCTAAATCTTCCGGCAGTGGAGGGGGATCTTTGATGTGAGCCCCACCAATAGTAACTACATTAGGAGGAAGAGCCTCCAAAGCATCCATTGCCGGATGGGTGTTGACCAGCATGAGTTGAGTTCGCGTTTCCAGATCGCCTATATATGGCAGGTTGGAATAGTTGAAATACGATCGGACCATTCGATCAACAGTTGGCATGATGTAGAAGTAACGATAACTGtaagttcaataaaaatataGGCGAAATATTTAGTTACGCGTATAGAATGGATTCGCTCTCGTAGTATATGAGAAATGTGAGTAAATTTTAGAGCAAGATGACCCCAAGAAATTAATATCTCTTGTGGGCTTCACGGccatgcggttagtgtcgtcaggcaatgagcgcatcgtgtcatgggttgtgggttcgattcccgctgcagccattgaaactttttgtcagaaatgtttctcggctgtaccattggagcatgcttgtccgttgtctagtgttaagttacagtctgtgcagctaaatggctgaagacggtgtccgtgtctttaaaaaaaatatctctattGCTTAAAGAACATGTGAAACAAGCAGAATACGGTCAAACATGCAATGGACttctgtaaatatttctaagtCTAAAGCCAGGGTAtagactacctggaaaaacctggaaagtcaggtaatgtcagggaattcaatttttgacctggaaagtcagggaaagtcagggaattccACTAGAGGTCAGGGGAAAATATAAATGCTGATTTTCTGCAATTTAATACGATGTCTGCGATTAATGGAAACAAATTGGTATTCAATCTTTCATAATAGCACTATATCATTGCAAAAATGCTATTATGCATAGTAGAGTGAACTGTACTTCACTACTTATACTTATCCTcagattctattttttttaatgaagagCATCAACAGTGCTCTTCGAAGTTGCTCCAACAATCTTAAATTCTAAAGTTTATCAAATCAACTAATTTCTAGTTCCGGTCATTTTGCTCAAAATGTTGATAACATATAGAGCTCAATCCATTAAATCATGTTAATCTTTACGAGTTTGCTTAAAATATTTTAGTAAAACGATAAATAGAGAAAAACAATGAGGGTTctcattttcaagagcacaagggCAGGACAGGatattttctgttttttttttatcgggtTATTTCTGGAAACAGTACATTTTAAGATAATGCCACAATAGTGCTCttatactgatatttttttttttattttgcaatgtttttcattttcgaTTTTACTATTTCAATGttccagaaattttcgaaaatgtggTGAATTAGAGTTCAAGCGCTAGttcaggatttttatcaggaGCTTACTTACAAATATGCACATTTGATTTTTAAAGATTATATTCGGGAAATTCTCCAGATATTCTGAAGATCAGAACATTCctcattaaaaattatttgggAACTCCAGAAAATGCTTGGAAGCTAAAATTTCCGGAATTTGGTTTGAAGGAATCTGCTCAATATTCCATTTTCAGTTTCTGAGACTTGTAGCTACTCATTGAAAATTCTTAGAGGAGTTCCTCCGAGCTaggaccttttcgtaatggaaattcccttgacttccctggccatatattatcattgtacctgccacacctTTGACATtgaactttgacaaagaaagctctcagttaccTGTGGAGTAGCAtagcagcaggctctgtcccagtgagaacgtaatgccaagaagaagaagaagaagaagaaaacataCCAAACCAACAAATCAGTATGgtctggatttttttctggaaaacgactggaaggtcagggaaagtcagggaattttattttcaaaattcagtCGACACCCTGAGAGCCCTGATAAAGTAAGATGGCTATGAACATGGCCATCATGCAAATAATAAAGGGACAATGTTGTATCGTTTCGATGTCGGTAGAGCAACTTTGGTTAGGTGGCTGATTGAAAAGTATTCGGCGATTAAAAATGGCaaaagacggatttcacgccaactcgacaaagggattggcagcaccccttcagaattcaatgaaactttctgggtgtgaagactatgtgaaactaagataccttacatactttgttttttttttcaaaatcgatctacactaacatttggaaagggttaAAGTTTTCtttacttatttttataaacccgtataactcgaaaacggtaagacctacaaaaaatgttgtatgggggactaaaatgacatttccagaagttttagaaaaaaatattgaagaaataaaaaaacattttctacactgaaaaaaacaatgattcaaaactttaaagtcaatttaaaaaaaaacggccgtttcaaattttgattgttcTTAGACAAAAAGTTTCGCAATTAAGTTTACTagaagtcgtccatacattgcaaattgggcatatgtaagggaaaaaagtttttctaggaacgaatttttcaagtccaaaactgaaattttttttcaaagattttgttctaaaccgtcaaatatgatcatgTTTTCAGGcaataaatgagtttgaatcagaaaatagattgtatttttttattgagtatagttaaaaaacggaattatacagtaattatgttttttaaatgaaggcaatcaatggacttcgcctctgcctatgagataagcaactccgtctaacaatccgactatgatgatggaagaatggaagcgtagggacaCGTTTTGTTTATCCGTCTCAGGTtgtagcaaatgctatgaatgGATAGATcaagtgtgatagattaagggtagaagatagaagcgaatgaaagatacaactacaaagtacgaggaatgTAACGGACCaaggattgaacccatgaccttctgcttatgaggcagaagcggtagccattggaccaccaaccccgttgCAAGCTACCTAGTGgagatcttgaaaatttatcccaaatTGAGTAATAGGGTgttggtggacgaatttgtctacctcaggtcattgataacgtcggataacaactgcagcagagaaattcgaagacgtatcattgccggaagtcgtgcttactacggactccacaagaccttgcggtctggtaaacttcacttccgtacttataccatgtacaagatgctgataagaccggtagtcctctacgggcatgagacgtgaacAATGCTtgaagaggacttgcaagcgctaggagtttttgaacgacgtgtgcttatgacgatcttcggcggagtatgtgaaaacggcgtatggaggaaaataatgaaccacgagcttgcgcaactctacggtgaacccagtatccagacaGTCGCCAAAGccggaagggtacgatgggcgggacatgttgtgagaatgctggacaacaatgcccaaaaatggtgttcacctcaaatccggccagTTCAAGACAAAGGGGAGCGCaagagctaggtggtttgaccaagtggagcatcttggaagtgtggggcgatcgagaaactggaggttagcagccatggaccgagttagttggcgtaacattgtgacgcaggtcatgtcttgaaggacttAGGCTGCTACGTCCAACGCTAGATGAATCGACATCGCATTCGAAATACAAGCGAGGTGTCATGATGGGGATTTGTTTGGAGTTGTCGAATAATTTGTTTATCGCAAATAAAATGTATGAAGAAGCGAATATTAATAAGCGTGTagaatacggcagacttcagtacAGAGCGAATGTCGAATaaataattgcgaaaataatattcagaaggTAATCAAGTAGAGGTCAGTGACGTTGTCGAAGCCTACGAATACGCGGGTTGTTCGTAATAATGATATCAAGGTTAGCCAAGTAACCATAGACACTAATAATCAGGAGCGTGATGGGTGCGGTCTGCACCGAGCCCGGAATTTCTAGGGGCCCCAAAGTCATGGTGAGAATTTCTCATACCAGATAAAAATCCGGATTCTACCAAACTAAAATGTGATCCAACAGATGAAAAAGTCAGATTTGAAAGGATCTCGAATTTGAaatgtgaaattgatcagttgatgtatgtgtttttgtttttaggtGTTTTATTTAATACTAATTTTAAATTGGATTTCACCGTTGCAAAACAGTTCGTTTAAAAACTTAACCTGCATAAAATAATGGTTTTTGGTTAATAAGCACGCCATTCTGTTATTTGAAGAGATGTACGATGTAACTTGAATTATCTAAATATGCAAATGCCTCAATAATTTTGGGCTGTGGGTAGTCTGACATAAGGAATCCAGAATAACACATCCAACTAATTAATGTAAAATGAATCAATATCCAAATGAAATTGGTTTTTCAGTGTACTTTTGTACATATACGATCTACAAAAATGTTGGTACCCTAGAACAATTAATTAAAACGCGTTTGGAgttcatatggaaattacttCTGAAGCACTATTCAGAAAATGTTACTTCTGGATGAGCTGTCTTTATGTAGATGGCATTTTTCTTATTGAAGTTGATATTGAAGCGTTATGGATCAATTCAAACAACTCGACAAGCATAACGTCCAAaacaaattgtaaattgttCGATTGAGCCAAATAGGAAAAACTGAAATAGCAGTACCCATTTCCTGTACTGTTATTTTAGTTTTTCCTATTTGGCTCGAAAAAGTAACTTAACGTTtcacaaaacattcaaatcactaaaattatggaagaaaaaataattttcaaattaatgcaTCCTTACATAACCCACTTCTATAATTTTGTAATGATTAATTATTGATCAATGGATAAGCATTCATTGGCCAATGATGTCCCATATTATGCACTAAATGCCTTAATTTAGGCAACAAACAGGTAATAAACCAGAGAAAGATGAAAGATAACCAAATTACATATCATGACAAACATAATTACAAACCATGATATACTTTATAATTCATTGTTATCActctggtgaaaaaaaaaaatataagctgCATCCAATTTGCAGAGCTCAAATCTTGAAAACCAGTGCAAGATTAGATATTGATAAAAGGTCATCGTCTTACGAGCCACCGTTATCAAAGATAGCAAAACTACTTACGCTGAACTGAGCAAGCACAGCAGTGTGTTGTATGCACGTTGTCCAAGATTCATCTTTGTGTCGTAGTTGAGCGCAAAGTACGGAGTATACGCAAAATGCTTATGGCCTCCCACGACGTCTACCGAGTAGGGCGGATTGTTGAACGGCGTCAGAGATAATAGCGGTGGATAGTTGAACCTGTGTAACAGCGGTAACAGGCACGGTCCACAGCCGTAGTCGTAGATCACTAAGTCAAACTTGAAATCTTCCGGGTAGGCCAAAATTTCGTTCATACCGTTGGACTTGAGGACAGCTaggataaaataaattaactaatttttatgtttttccgaTCACAAATCACTCACCATCACAAACACTAGTGTAAAAATCAAGAAACGAGAACACCGTTCTAAATGCGGATTCTTTCGACATTTCCACATAATCTACACCTTGATCTTCAAATAATGCAGGGTACACATGTTCCATATGAATGTACGttaaattatttttcgatttatcACCGTCCATTGTGATTGTAGTTAGATTGTGCCCTCTCTCGACCAGCGCTTCCATCCATACTCGATTCCTATGGTAAAAACGTTATTACAAGAACAGCATGGAAATGAATTTCACCTATCTCACCAAATGTGATGACTTGGACTAGGAACCGTCATAATACACAAAATGTTAGCACTATTAACGGTTGTCAGCGTGATCGAAACTGAGACAATAAGAAGAAATACATCCCTTAGCTCCATTCCTACTGGATTTGATAGACGTACTGACTGTAATAGAGCTCTAGTCGCGAGAAGCGTTAGGTGTGGACTGCTTTAGACTGCCCATTCACTTGATTTACAATTAGTATAAGTTTGCTTTGCGTGTAAACTTCTATATATGCTTACAATCTATAATCACGTGAGTAGTCAGTCGAGGGGACATTTAAAAGACGGATCGTGCAATGTACAATTGCATGGCAACTATAGCTTACATTTTCTTGTTGATTGTGGGATTAATTGTTCACATTACGATATTTTTTGACACTTTGCTTTAGTTTGAGCTTGAGCATTGATAACCTACgggtgaagaactagccatatgttaatgtgctaaaattcaccttaataaagaaacaaaaaaaaaaaaaaaaaattgataacctACAATACTACTCTGTGATTGGTCATAATAATCGAAGTTACACAAGAAACTAACTGATGTGGTTTGGTAGCAGCATTCCatctttaacccctctaccggcaacttcattttttaccgcaaaaaaaatcaaatcgctataacttctttgtttctcgatattttagcaccatttttttcacaagatctcaaataACTCTTCTAATTTGAGAATCAGGGTCGATATTAATAATTGGTGATCAagctttgaagatattccgatgttccttgggggaccggcattctccatataaaatgtctttggcggccattttgtttttggtcaatttatcaaaaaaaaatatgtactaTACAAAACCAGCTAATTATGAGCTACCAtacaaaaatcatacaaaatcggttcagtattcttggaaatctgaaaattactatatgagattttttagagttttcaagatctttatttgtccagcgtggtaccagaaacataaatgctcactactcaaagacggctgcaccaacttgcttcattttttcacaacatacacGCATTAATCAGATTTGTATCTGCACTTGTATCGCAATCGTTCcgtggagtgaatatccgaatactaTACAAATTCTGTTGCCtcagatatttacgtgggttatggctacgcgtcggtcccccaaggatttttggaatatctccagatCTAGATGATCAATtgtcaatatcgacacatattctaaaaaaagaagagtttttcaagaatttgtgaaggaatggtgcaaaaatattaagaaacaaaaaagttatcgcgatatgaatattttttttagcggtaaaaaatgaagcagcCGGTAGAAGGGTGAAGTCTCCAAACATTATGAAGTCAGTTATGTCGCCGGTCACGTTGTCACTGTCATTGAGAAAGGGACAAATTGTGAGTGTAATATTAGGATGGTTCAAATAAGAAAATGTTGTGAAAATCCAATATTTCACATCTTCCAGgcaatttttattataaaaatagtACTTTCCACCATTTTCGTTGGTGTTTCAAATGTTAACCAAATACGATACGAAATTTAAATGCTCACTGTgcagaaatttagaaaaaaatattcacgtTGGCATAGCACGTTAGGggaaacagcttggaattttatAATGTAcgaatagggtgatgtgctagtatccctCGTATttagcattgatcagtgagaactgcaattttcccagtatagcagtgaatgatgctgatacaaaccgatgccaaacaattctgtCTCAAACCGGCTTCAgtattgtacaataagattttgataaatcttgatctctttttggaaataaagcaaagaaaatgcatcttgccgtattctcaatccttcgtatcgttttcatatctgttacaatcagtttccagattcgtctcacaacttacggctcactgtaatatattgagtggtcaaaTCACAAcacatcaacgctataataaaatatttaactagaatatatagatttacgggcatctccctccattccttcagtatgatgaaatatactaatttccttgaAAATGCATTGTTCATcttcaaaattcagcccaaacatatgaacacaattccttttgacagtacaattatggcatttgctctcagtgcagcgaaaacaacacaatcaagatcaagattttttttctcagtacgacggattgaactttgtttacattctcaattttacgcggtcggtgaggaaatttcataaaatttggtgatttattgaagttttacgacgtgtgattggaatgaaatccttcagtgaagaagtacgaaggttttccatagcgAAAACAAGTGCCCGGCGATGAAGGTCACACAAGGGctggaagaaacttgtatcgtaAAGTGGTAtgactggtgtcgatcgttatgtttctctcaaatcgtgttcgtccatgcaatttcggtgaaaaagtgcaaagtggataatggaactgaagttatttaacaaaatacagtagttttattgcattttttatgtacaAGTATACACACTatgacagctttcacaaaaacacttgaaaaatgGATctttgttgcaggtaagttggaatatccgccgtggtggaacattttaaatttgatacgacgaataatagcgcttacgacgaagtagaacgcaGCTCTACAAGAAAATTGACTTCGTACGGTCATTATTTTTGCAGAATAGTGTCTATGAAATCGTAAGTAGGGGCGTTAGTCGGCAATTGTGACAGTGACAGCCATGTTTGGCCTACATGTTTAATCTTGATGTAAGTATAAACTGAGCATTGAAGCATAACTGTCCTAcatggattttcgaaccaacacttttatttcatcgcaacattcatgttttaatatataCTATGTATACAAAAATTAGCaatctttgtttgaaaatgttgtagacaAATCAGTGCCGTAGTTAGCTTGGCAACCGCCAAGGGTACCAAACTGCATGGCGCActtgacaaaatttgaaaaagacGTATCTAACAAGGACGCCAGTTTCAATAGAATTCCGTACGCATAATATTGGAATATTGAAAAACTCTCTGATCCTTTTTACCAAGATGTGCTGAAAGCATTTCAGAAGCTGgcagaattcaaaatttaaaaattcctgaGAGATGTAGAGAGGATGGTGTCATTTTTACAGAATACTACATGGACAGAATACTAGCCAGATTTCTGAGCAGAATAATATGAAAACCCAGTTGTCATTGTCACATTGTCCTGCGcacaattttccaaagaattttacTTGATTTTTCAATGCAATTCCAGACAAATGTTTAGCAAGATCCTGATTGATTTACCTTAAGAATCCTGAATAGAACGTTATACGCTAACTGATCATTATTTGACTTTATGAAAATAATGGATTGTAAGAAAAATTAGTTACATCTAATTAAACCATAACTattcataaatttaaaaaatatggtaGATTTCTTACGAATTTATGATGGAAATATTAGACGGTTCTTACATATTTCCACCATAACTTTGTATTTtgcagagaaaaatatttttgtttagaaTTTTACTGACGAGATCATCTGTCGattttaactgaaaaatggATCAAAAGTCttagtaattattattattatctttattaaagagactttcagctCAGAtcgtggctggttcgtctctgtcTTAGTAAATTTAGAACAAACGTTTTCAATACCTATAAGAATatcttcaggaatacctctgaGTTGACCCCTTATTCCTGATATCTGATCCTCCAAATATACTTTTTCTTGCCTAATGCATttcactaaaattttaaatgcaaATTTTTATGTATACAATAGTTTATGCAGGTTTGTTCCTTGTCATATAAATACATATATTCTTctaaacaaatatttattttttttttgcatatgttTTTCAAGAGTGCCATAAGGCAACGTTTCGGCTCtgggaaaaaaaatatgatgtcGGTGCAGCCCAATTTAAAAACATGAAGGCACAACAGTCTCTAAtgtctatatgaactttcaaaccttttttgCAACTGCAAAaagtgaattgtgttcaagttgcTGATCAAtgaagcaaaatgagttatttGTGAATATGGTATACAGATATGTattagaaaataatgaaaatatgtGTTTGAAGACAAACTTTGAAAGTTCAGTGgtatttactcaatgcctactatttCCATACGGGACAGTTACAGTGCttgacagaataaagtacgcattggccttttttttttcttagaaattgGTCTAGTTTGAGAGGTTTGAATCTCGGCTTCTAGTGGTCTGATTTGtctcaattttcaccacagctCAGATATGACAAAGATTTCACTCAACTGAAGTATTCGAAACACACtcttttgaattattgaaaatctcttAATTTGCTAAAAATGgcataaatt includes:
- the LOC110676363 gene encoding UDP-glucuronosyltransferase 2B15-like — encoded protein: MELRDVFLLIVSVSITLTTVNSANILCIMTVPSPSHHIWNRVWMEALVERGHNLTTITMDGDKSKNNLTYIHMEHVYPALFEDQGVDYVEMSKESAFRTVFSFLDFYTSVCDAVLKSNGMNEILAYPEDFKFDLVIYDYGCGPCLLPLLHRFNYPPLLSLTPFNNPPYSVDVVGGHKHFAYTPYFALNYDTKMNLGQRAYNTLLCLLSSAYRYFYIMPTVDRMVRSYFNYSNLPYIGDLETRTQLMLVNTHPAMDALEALPPNVVTIGGAHIKDPPPLPEDLEKFIRSSKKGAVLFSLGTNVRSDKIGEHRQRMFIEAFRQMPHYHFLWKFESDLKLDLPPNVIIKKWMPQNSILAHPNVEAFITHSGGLSTQEASWFGVPLIGMPFFMDQIRNCHRSVSAGVAEALDFQTLTVGKIRNTVLKVLETPKYKENMKRRSKFLQDQPEKPLDRAIWWIEYVIRNPDLNHMKSPTLELGTLKSNLVDVFALYLLVIVLGYKILIWGLKSIFHKQANKKIDKLE